A genomic region of Catalinimonas niigatensis contains the following coding sequences:
- a CDS encoding 2'-5' RNA ligase family protein, with amino-acid sequence MPSIHLYFIALVPHYELREEIKRLKEEMKERFNAGHALKSPAHITLQLPFKRSTDNEQQIIHVLSHFASRQTPFLVELSDFACFAPRVIFVNIKNPQPIIDLHVQLKELLVSTLGFEQKEISQEVHPHMTIATRDLDKAAFKEAWAEFLHRIFKTTFTVESIFLLKHNGRQWDIYREFSLL; translated from the coding sequence ATGCCTTCTATACATCTTTACTTCATCGCCTTAGTACCTCATTATGAATTAAGAGAGGAAATCAAACGCTTAAAAGAGGAGATGAAGGAGAGGTTCAATGCCGGACATGCACTTAAATCGCCAGCCCATATTACTTTACAATTGCCTTTTAAGAGAAGCACCGACAATGAGCAACAAATTATTCATGTTTTATCACACTTTGCTTCCCGGCAAACTCCTTTCCTGGTAGAACTATCTGATTTTGCTTGCTTTGCACCAAGAGTGATTTTTGTAAATATAAAGAATCCTCAACCGATCATTGACCTTCATGTACAACTCAAAGAGTTATTGGTGAGTACTTTGGGATTTGAGCAAAAAGAAATTAGTCAGGAGGTGCATCCCCACATGACTATCGCTACCCGCGATTTGGATAAGGCTGCGTTTAAGGAAGCATGGGCTGAATTCCTGCACAGGATATTCAAAACCACATTTACGGTGGAAAGTATATTTTTGCTAAAGCATAACGGTAGACAATGGGATATTTATCGGGAGTTTTCCCTTTTGTAA
- a CDS encoding CHAT domain-containing protein, which yields MQYYLTLLFLSGIQICLASNSLTDTVATANDYLASAKHYASEGAFDQAIEDYELAKTQFAQKQDDAFLVFVLNHLADLYMSDPSTQEKAEAYLDTANILLDEKLFENDSLRALTWYTMAELKSSQRKFDEAIAYYQKSLIRKKAILHEDHVEIADVLEQIGRVYLYRLRNPFASKPFLEQSLKIRESLDNQDRVYINGFYHLAVASRLRADYEEALAYGFKALNGYENLEEPSFKNIIFAHSLLGSIYLDMDSVEKALDYNTRAIQMARQNQLLESIDMSLHYNNQAVYHFQAKAYDSTIYYAQLAIANYIRSETLASSYQFLGNAYWGKGEMDKAFLNYQKSLELKESLFDEQHSELVTLYIDLGRAFETSGQVDSALYYFKYALKSGMRMEDSVKGVPDIQEGVDLASMPEALNYIVSLLIKQNKQSGDQQYLAEALPYFKLFDRFMDINRKDFSSEGSKLLLSGKHKVTYEQAIATSYQLYQSTQADSLLQWIFHFMEKSKAMVLLESIHQADRYQRALPDSLYEQEQSLRAQLAYFQSELIQVEHNTTDKSDVSYWQLQKADVLRKLETLNHYIQTHYPNFYHVTYKNLALEIDSVQKQIDDDQAIISYFWGDSVVYALLITAESAKVFQVQDVNMLQLAIRQYMDVLTNDSVLEPSYSNYLSFQESSHRLYQLLLEPMLKNISLKRLTIIADGDLTTIPFESFTSTQIHTQEHKIRYEHLPYLIKDYDISYEFSLSVAFWEQQFTPVFTDDHKLRVAAFGIKTFDKIPGHENYPPLGGAERETKYILEKFPNARIFLNTEATEMQFKQQAPEADILHIATHGVANLENPFASKFIFYPEGEEDGIFNLYELYNIPLKAKVLLLSACESGVGKYYKGEGNFSLARSFVYAGSKSVIMSLWQVNDLITEQLIKHIYDRLAEQKTTSESLRETKIAFINERLFAHPQCWAGMVPLGNTSIAYPQQHYEMVLLIAGLVITGIMIILLIRMFIRYKWHIFPVSRLAFSGKDTGKNVKFRKEL from the coding sequence ATGCAGTACTACCTAACCCTGCTCTTCCTGTCTGGAATACAGATCTGCCTGGCCTCCAACTCTCTGACGGATACAGTAGCGACAGCAAATGATTATCTGGCTTCTGCCAAGCATTATGCATCAGAAGGCGCTTTTGATCAGGCCATTGAGGATTACGAATTAGCAAAAACTCAATTTGCTCAAAAACAAGATGATGCTTTTCTGGTATTTGTGCTCAACCATCTGGCAGACCTTTACATGTCAGATCCTTCCACGCAAGAAAAGGCTGAAGCTTATCTGGACACTGCAAATATCCTCCTGGATGAAAAATTATTTGAAAACGATAGCCTCCGCGCCCTTACCTGGTACACGATGGCTGAACTTAAGTCATCGCAACGTAAGTTTGATGAAGCCATAGCCTACTACCAAAAATCATTAATACGAAAAAAAGCCATTCTCCATGAAGATCATGTGGAAATAGCAGACGTATTAGAACAAATTGGAAGAGTATATCTTTACAGGTTACGCAATCCTTTTGCTTCCAAACCCTTCCTTGAACAATCTCTTAAAATCAGAGAATCACTTGATAACCAAGATAGAGTATATATCAATGGTTTCTATCATTTAGCAGTAGCCAGCCGTCTACGGGCAGACTATGAAGAAGCATTGGCCTATGGCTTCAAAGCTTTGAATGGGTATGAAAATTTAGAGGAACCTAGTTTTAAAAATATCATATTTGCACACAGTCTTTTGGGCAGTATCTATCTGGATATGGATAGCGTGGAGAAAGCACTGGATTATAATACCAGGGCTATACAAATGGCCAGGCAAAATCAATTGCTGGAATCTATTGATATGTCACTGCATTATAACAATCAGGCGGTATATCATTTTCAGGCTAAGGCCTATGATAGTACGATCTACTATGCCCAATTGGCCATTGCCAACTACATAAGAAGTGAAACGCTGGCCAGTAGTTATCAGTTTTTAGGCAACGCCTACTGGGGAAAGGGGGAGATGGACAAGGCATTCCTGAATTATCAAAAAAGCCTGGAATTGAAAGAATCCCTTTTTGATGAGCAACACTCTGAATTAGTTACCCTGTATATTGATCTGGGAAGAGCCTTTGAAACTTCTGGGCAAGTTGATAGTGCATTATATTATTTCAAGTATGCTTTGAAGAGTGGGATGCGTATGGAGGATTCCGTAAAGGGTGTACCCGATATTCAGGAAGGAGTTGATTTGGCTTCAATGCCAGAGGCCTTGAATTATATTGTTAGTTTGCTTATCAAACAAAATAAACAAAGCGGTGATCAGCAATATCTGGCTGAGGCATTACCTTATTTTAAGCTTTTTGACCGTTTTATGGATATCAACCGTAAGGATTTTTCTTCCGAAGGCTCTAAATTACTTTTGTCAGGCAAGCACAAAGTTACTTATGAACAGGCGATAGCCACCAGTTACCAATTATATCAAAGCACTCAGGCTGACTCCCTGCTACAGTGGATTTTTCACTTCATGGAAAAAAGCAAAGCGATGGTTTTGTTAGAATCTATACACCAGGCGGATAGATATCAACGTGCTTTGCCTGATTCTTTGTATGAGCAGGAACAATCTTTACGGGCACAGTTAGCTTATTTCCAATCTGAACTTATACAAGTTGAGCATAACACTACTGACAAAAGTGATGTATCTTATTGGCAGCTTCAAAAAGCGGATGTACTACGCAAACTTGAAACATTAAATCATTATATACAGACTCATTATCCAAACTTTTACCATGTCACCTATAAAAATTTAGCCCTGGAGATTGATAGTGTTCAGAAGCAAATTGACGATGATCAGGCTATCATCTCCTATTTTTGGGGTGATTCGGTAGTATATGCTCTTTTAATTACGGCAGAAAGCGCCAAAGTTTTTCAAGTACAAGATGTCAATATGCTCCAGTTGGCAATTAGACAGTATATGGATGTTTTAACCAACGATTCAGTCCTTGAACCTTCGTATTCTAACTATTTAAGCTTTCAGGAGAGTTCACATAGGCTTTATCAATTGTTATTAGAACCTATGTTAAAGAACATAAGCCTTAAACGACTGACGATAATAGCTGATGGGGATTTGACCACCATTCCTTTTGAAAGTTTCACAAGCACTCAAATTCATACCCAGGAGCATAAGATTAGATATGAGCACTTACCTTATCTCATAAAGGACTATGATATTTCTTATGAATTCTCTCTGAGTGTGGCATTTTGGGAACAACAATTCACCCCGGTTTTTACTGATGATCATAAATTAAGGGTAGCGGCCTTTGGTATCAAAACGTTTGATAAAATACCTGGTCATGAAAACTACCCTCCTTTGGGAGGAGCAGAGCGAGAGACAAAATACATTTTGGAGAAATTCCCAAACGCACGCATATTTTTGAATACTGAAGCTACTGAAATGCAATTTAAGCAGCAGGCACCCGAGGCCGATATCCTGCATATAGCGACACATGGCGTGGCGAATCTTGAGAATCCTTTTGCCTCTAAGTTTATCTTTTATCCTGAGGGAGAGGAAGATGGGATTTTTAACCTCTACGAATTATACAACATACCACTCAAGGCAAAAGTATTATTGCTCAGCGCCTGCGAATCCGGGGTGGGCAAGTACTATAAAGGTGAAGGGAATTTCAGTCTGGCGAGAAGCTTCGTTTACGCTGGTTCCAAATCTGTGATTATGTCTTTATGGCAAGTCAATGATCTCATCACAGAACAATTGATCAAGCATATATATGACCGGTTGGCAGAGCAAAAAACGACCAGCGAATCCCTGAGAGAAACAAAAATTGCTTTTATTAATGAGAGACTATTTGCCCACCCCCAATGCTGGGCAGGCATGGTGCCTCTAGGAAATACAAGCATAGCATATCCACAACAACACTATGAGATGGTCTTGCTCATTGCCGGACTTGTTATCACAGGCATCATGATTATCTTACTGATAAGGATGTTTATTCGCTACAAATGGCATATATTTCCAGTATCAAGGTTAGCATTTTCAGGCAAGGACACTGGCAAAAATGTTAAGTTTCGCAAAGAGTTATAA
- a CDS encoding tetratricopeptide repeat protein, which produces MISNEDRMIQRYLDEEMNEAEKREFEIQLLQTEKLRERLEEYRLITEGINYYGEQEGWKKIQALEKEAEFYELKSANKPIVTKWLYSGIAASLLLFMIGFSIYWQQDQLKYARLFDQHFEVYQALGGATRGTSAHTFVLPEAFEAYYNKEYSQAIKLFIQASEQEDRPYIWLYLGNAYLGNNQPQEAIKALENVLAYAHVDERTRLRTHWDLGLAHLKLNRKQDAIGYFEMIQDTEDYGQEAKTILNSIY; this is translated from the coding sequence ATGATTAGCAATGAAGATAGGATGATTCAGCGTTATCTGGATGAAGAAATGAATGAGGCTGAAAAGCGGGAATTTGAAATTCAGCTCCTTCAGACAGAAAAATTACGTGAGCGGCTTGAAGAATACCGTTTGATTACTGAAGGCATCAACTATTATGGAGAACAGGAAGGCTGGAAAAAAATTCAGGCCTTAGAAAAGGAAGCAGAATTTTACGAACTTAAATCTGCGAATAAGCCCATTGTGACAAAATGGCTATACAGCGGTATTGCCGCTTCATTGCTGCTGTTTATGATAGGGTTTTCCATCTATTGGCAACAGGATCAACTAAAGTACGCACGCTTATTTGATCAGCACTTTGAGGTTTACCAGGCGTTGGGAGGAGCTACCCGAGGTACTAGTGCGCATACATTTGTCTTGCCTGAAGCCTTTGAAGCTTATTACAATAAAGAGTATTCTCAGGCTATAAAGCTTTTTATCCAGGCTAGTGAGCAGGAGGATCGTCCCTACATTTGGTTATATTTAGGAAATGCGTATCTTGGTAATAACCAGCCCCAGGAGGCAATAAAGGCATTAGAAAATGTATTAGCCTATGCTCATGTAGACGAAAGGACACGTTTGCGCACTCACTGGGATTTAGGATTAGCCCACCTGAAACTGAATCGTAAGCAAGATGCAATAGGCTATTTTGAAATGATTCAGGATACGGAAGATTATGGACAAGAGGCCAAAACAATATTGAATTCTATATACTAA
- a CDS encoding RNA polymerase sigma factor produces the protein MSDNDIIANVREGNSLVTTHTYQLYRKEFIRWMKKKYHCQEDDAKELYQLAFLTFYNQIQSGKLSYITSSIKTYLFGIGKYKFYQQQKGNDRFEHDIDEKRIGAYAENSSITEEQENQYQWVEANLKKLGSPCRQILVMVYYEKRSMEYITEKLGYKNADTAKNQKYKCMCRLRKMLEFKAKVDD, from the coding sequence ATGTCAGACAACGATATCATAGCAAATGTCAGAGAAGGGAATTCTTTAGTGACTACCCATACCTACCAACTGTACCGGAAAGAATTTATCCGGTGGATGAAGAAAAAATATCACTGCCAGGAAGACGATGCTAAGGAACTCTACCAGCTTGCATTCCTTACATTCTACAATCAGATACAATCAGGAAAACTTAGTTACATTACATCTTCTATTAAAACCTATCTGTTTGGGATAGGTAAATACAAATTTTATCAACAGCAAAAGGGAAATGACCGTTTTGAACATGATATTGATGAAAAAAGGATAGGAGCGTATGCTGAGAACAGCAGCATTACAGAGGAACAGGAAAATCAATACCAATGGGTGGAGGCAAACTTAAAAAAACTCGGATCGCCTTGCCGACAGATCCTGGTAATGGTATACTACGAAAAAAGGTCTATGGAATATATCACTGAAAAGTTAGGGTATAAAAATGCAGACACAGCAAAAAATCAAAAATACAAGTGCATGTGCCGCCTGAGAAAAATGTTGGAATTCAAAGCCAAAGTAGATGATTAG
- a CDS encoding Fur family transcriptional regulator has product MNQDKIENLLQQHQLRITKCRTDIILFFLEASFALSAKDLENKFPQYDRVTIYRTLHSFIEKNMIHPIPSDGGAALYGLSDSIRKSSNEEDSQQHSPLMEPLEVSLTGLHHDEHIHFSCHACGRTLCLPEQTIPKVNLPQGYQVREVEMVVKGYCKSCSPS; this is encoded by the coding sequence ATGAATCAGGACAAGATAGAAAATTTACTTCAACAGCATCAGCTTCGCATCACCAAATGCCGAACTGATATTATCCTTTTTTTTCTTGAAGCTTCTTTTGCGCTCTCAGCCAAAGACCTTGAAAATAAATTTCCCCAATATGACAGAGTTACGATATACCGTACACTCCACTCATTCATAGAGAAGAATATGATCCACCCCATACCCAGTGATGGTGGGGCTGCCTTGTACGGCTTGTCAGATAGTATCAGAAAAAGTTCTAATGAGGAGGACTCTCAACAGCACTCCCCCCTCATGGAACCTCTTGAAGTATCTCTAACGGGGCTTCACCATGATGAGCATATTCATTTTTCCTGTCACGCCTGTGGGCGTACGCTTTGTCTGCCAGAACAAACTATTCCAAAAGTAAACCTTCCTCAGGGCTATCAAGTAAGAGAAGTAGAAATGGTAGTAAAAGGCTACTGTAAATCCTGTAGCCCCTCATGA